A genome region from Nitrosopumilus sp. includes the following:
- a CDS encoding glucose-6-phosphate isomerase produces MKKISAMAQEMIDVYRSWPEHAEESFNSSEKIDIKFNDILVSGMGGSGIIANILYGLTDHEIFVAKGYFLPKKIAKDTLVICNSASGNTIETLTLLKTAHEAECKIIAFSSGGKIEKYCKTNKIAFNKYKMLNSPRSSLVFSLYSILGSLSESLGLPEKQITESISNLKKTRDIIFSTDKENNPSANLAKFMSKIPICYYSPLLLPAALRFKNDFQENCKKHAMIEEIAESCHNSINAWERPSNISPILFRKNDDHLLIKKQFNVVKEYLESKKVPYFELFAPKGNLLNALIDSIYRMGYATILRAINDGVDPTDIPAIRFIKARL; encoded by the coding sequence ATGAAAAAAATAAGTGCAATGGCACAAGAGATGATCGATGTTTACCGATCTTGGCCAGAGCATGCTGAGGAATCTTTTAATTCCTCAGAAAAAATCGATATAAAATTTAATGATATTCTTGTCAGTGGCATGGGAGGATCAGGTATAATTGCAAATATCTTGTATGGTCTTACTGACCATGAAATCTTTGTGGCTAAGGGATACTTTCTTCCAAAAAAAATTGCAAAAGACACATTGGTTATCTGTAATAGTGCATCAGGTAATACTATAGAAACATTAACTCTGCTTAAAACGGCTCACGAAGCGGAATGTAAAATTATTGCATTTTCATCTGGCGGTAAAATTGAAAAATATTGTAAAACCAACAAAATTGCATTTAATAAATATAAAATGTTAAATTCTCCACGTTCGTCGCTTGTATTTTCGCTTTATAGTATTTTAGGATCATTGTCTGAATCACTTGGATTGCCAGAAAAACAGATAACTGAATCTATATCTAATCTTAAGAAGACAAGAGACATAATATTTTCTACCGATAAAGAAAATAATCCCTCTGCTAATTTGGCAAAATTCATGTCAAAAATCCCCATATGTTACTATTCACCATTGTTGTTACCTGCAGCTTTGAGATTTAAAAATGATTTTCAAGAGAATTGTAAGAAACATGCTATGATAGAGGAAATAGCTGAATCTTGTCATAATAGTATTAACGCCTGGGAGCGACCCTCAAACATTAGTCCAATTCTTTTCAGAAAAAATGATGATCATCTATTGATAAAAAAACAATTCAATGTAGTTAAAGAATACCTTGAATCAAAAAAAGTTCCATATTTTGAACTTTTTGCCCCAAAGGGAAATTTGCTTAATGCACTCATCGACTCGATATATCGTATGGGATATGCAACAATACTTCGTGCAATAAATGATGGTGTAGACCCAACTGACATACCCGCAATCCGTTTCATAAAAGCACGACTGTAA